A portion of the Sphaerochaeta pleomorpha str. Grapes genome contains these proteins:
- a CDS encoding sugar-binding domain-containing protein, whose translation MEDRLIGLSLETPKSLDNIIGVAAGIPKVEAIKAVLRGNYLDVLITDIATAERLLEESDE comes from the coding sequence ATAGGACTCTCTTTGGAAACACCTAAGTCCCTTGACAATATCATAGGGGTTGCAGCGGGAATTCCCAAGGTCGAAGCAATCAAAGCAGTGCTGAGAGGAAACTACCTTGATGTATTGATCACTGATATTGCGACTGCAGAAAGATTACTGGAGGAATCTGATGAGTAA